From the Lathyrus oleraceus cultivar Zhongwan6 chromosome 3, CAAS_Psat_ZW6_1.0, whole genome shotgun sequence genome, the window GTCTTTAGGCCGAGAAATGTGGGTTATGTTATTATACCATGTTGTAGATGTTGTTGAGAAGTTCGTTCACTCCTTGCATACCCCAGGTTGGCTTATAGTTGTTGGAGGTTTTGGAGCATCTCTTGGTAAGGGATCAGTGGTTGTGATGGAGGTTTAACCTAGTAGCAACTCTTGAGAAGATTGTAAAGTCAGAGGGACTTGTAATGTGTTATCGCCGATAGTAGGAGAAAGTGTATTTAAGTTATTGGTTTTCAAATAGCACCACTCTTTTAAAGAGTGCAGTCAAACTCATGACATCCAATTAGAAAGTAGTAGTAGTAATTAAATTTAAGACAACAATGAGTTATATAATACATTCAGCTGATCATACAAATAAAAAGTCATCCAGCTTTGAGTGCACAAGAAAACAAGCATTACAAAGCCAGCAACATAACTaacaaaaaaaacctaaaaataaaaaaCCTTCCTTGACGTTTGTCGGCAACGTAATTGATTGGTCATGAAACACATGCAGTAGGCAGCAGACACATGGAAATGAAACCAAACATTTTCTTCTGCACAAGTCAAATTAATGAATCAAATCACCAATAACACAATTCTCAAcatttaataataaaaaaaaacaaaaagggaCGAACTCGTTTGGTTGTGCGAAGGAGTTCTGGAGAGATTTTGTAGAGATCTTCATCCACTGGTTTTGGAAGTCTGGTTGGTAAAGGAGCCTTACAAACGACGTCGTTTACATGTAATGTCTTCTTCTTTTTGTTCACTGCCTTCCTTGGATATTCCGTTACATTGTACACTTTCCCCTGTTTTCTCATTGCTGTTTCTCTGTTCCTCGTCTCCTACAAATAATAATCACACATCTTGTTCTTATCTCAACCAAACAA encodes:
- the LOC127132170 gene encoding uncharacterized protein LOC127132170 isoform X1 yields the protein MEWSYRCIEEYCKRSGQIPAFGNWDIANELPITRYFENARQAGLIRYSSSSGETDSYLRGDEHDLYAVQKETRNRETAMRKQGKVYNVTEYPRKAVNKKKKTLHVNDVVCKAPLPTRLPKPVDEDLYKISPELLRTTKRKKMFGFISMCLLPTACVS
- the LOC127132170 gene encoding uncharacterized protein LOC127132170 isoform X2, with amino-acid sequence MDEYCKRSGQIPAFGNWDIANELPITRYFENARQAGLIRYSSSSGETDSYLRGDEHDLYAVQKETRNRETAMRKQGKVYNVTEYPRKAVNKKKKTLHVNDVVCKAPLPTRLPKPVDEDLYKISPELLRTTKRKKMFGFISMCLLPTACVS